A stretch of the Campylobacter sp. 19-13652 genome encodes the following:
- a CDS encoding dUTP diphosphatase produces MKEQNLILQMINMQQSLNDATAGVGWESGYANNGKLISWRRCIYMECAELIDSFAWKHWKNVNAEADRENILIEIVDIWHFVLSLMLAQYHLRGLTDPVRLANDIASSRDFSTFCKEPRDISSENMYEILNDIEKLIHECSGFSFDVFAILHSYFTVALKCGVNLEKLFNGYIGKNVLNAFRQKHGYKDGTYIKVWGDKEDNEVLSQILATKPASLEQIYSKLESLYPGK; encoded by the coding sequence ATGAAAGAACAAAATCTAATCCTACAAATGATAAACATGCAACAAAGCTTAAATGACGCCACCGCTGGGGTAGGCTGGGAGAGCGGCTACGCAAATAACGGCAAGCTCATAAGCTGGCGCCGTTGCATATATATGGAGTGCGCTGAGCTAATCGATAGCTTTGCATGGAAGCATTGGAAAAACGTAAATGCCGAGGCAGACCGCGAAAATATCCTAATCGAAATAGTCGACATCTGGCACTTTGTGCTAAGCCTAATGCTAGCGCAATACCACCTAAGAGGGCTTACAGACCCTGTAAGACTAGCTAATGACATAGCAAGCTCTAGGGATTTTAGCACATTTTGCAAAGAACCTCGCGATATATCAAGCGAAAATATGTACGAAATTCTAAACGACATCGAAAAGCTAATCCACGAATGCAGCGGCTTTAGCTTTGACGTGTTTGCCATACTTCACAGCTATTTTACAGTCGCACTAAAATGCGGAGTAAATTTAGAAAAGCTCTTTAACGGCTACATCGGCAAAAACGTACTAAACGCCTTTAGACAAAAGCACGGCTACAAAGATGGCACATACATAAAAGTCTGGGGCGATAAGGAGGACAATGAAGTCCTAAGCCAAATCCTAGCCACAAAGCCCGCTAGCCTAGAACAGATATACTCAAAGCTAGAGAGCCTCTACCCAGGCAAATAG
- a CDS encoding DUF2325 domain-containing protein, which translates to MSVLVIGADEITPIKAVLKDLGANKIEHWDARNENRVNRKPIPQDTQCIVMLTSFLNHNTMKTIKTQAKKRNIPLVCAKRSVSCVFCEYCKVFGLDREFGCGRK; encoded by the coding sequence ATGTCAGTTTTAGTAATCGGTGCAGATGAAATAACCCCTATTAAAGCGGTCTTAAAAGACTTAGGCGCAAACAAAATCGAGCACTGGGACGCACGCAATGAAAACCGCGTAAACCGCAAACCGATCCCGCAAGATACTCAGTGCATCGTAATGCTTACGAGTTTTTTAAACCACAACACAATGAAAACTATCAAAACTCAGGCTAAAAAGCGCAATATTCCACTTGTATGCGCTAAGCGTAGTGTTAGCTGCGTTTTTTGTGAATACTGCAAGGTCTTTGGGCTAGACAGGGAGTTTGGATGTGGGAGAAAATAG
- the fldA gene encoding flavodoxin FldA, which yields MIGIIYGSSMGNTADAANLIAETLGLPCEVLNVGETDAGTINGFDKLILGSSTWGSGDLQDDWDAFDFGSLNLSGKTVACFGMGDSASYSDEYCNALGKLYDAAKAAGGDMIDASVSTDGYEFDGSDSVRDGKFIGLALDADNQGDLTAERISSWVAKIKPSFE from the coding sequence ATGATAGGTATCATTTATGGTAGCAGTATGGGAAATACTGCAGACGCTGCGAATTTAATCGCTGAAACTTTAGGCTTGCCTTGTGAGGTGCTAAACGTGGGTGAGACCGACGCTGGCACAATAAATGGCTTTGACAAGCTAATCCTAGGTAGCTCTACTTGGGGAAGTGGCGATTTGCAAGACGACTGGGACGCATTTGATTTTGGTTCGTTAAATTTAAGCGGAAAGACAGTCGCCTGCTTTGGTATGGGCGATAGCGCTAGCTACTCTGATGAGTACTGCAACGCTCTGGGAAAACTTTATGACGCAGCAAAAGCCGCTGGTGGTGATATGATAGACGCAAGCGTTAGCACAGATGGCTATGAGTTTGACGGCTCTGACTCTGTAAGGGATGGCAAATTCATAGGTCTTGCACTAGATGCTGATAATCAAGGTGATCTAACAGCTGAGCGCATAAGCAGTTGGGTGGCAAAAATAAAGCCTAGCTTTGAATAA
- a CDS encoding DUF4198 domain-containing protein, with protein sequence MINLSKVAIAGLLITTSLSAHQIFTVQQDKGYELKFWADDHWEEIKSDNVVGVSAFDKDGKQIKAGYDYKNNKIQSQGEVALSVVMYDLGYYSFTQNEHFNKPRNEVSGTIYDTRRNLKFGKSVFSWSDELSKPVGLKLEITPLQNPLNLKQGDKLKVLVTLDGKPFSGASFEDQNDDLDIKADEDGIAHIPLSAPRDGLSIIAAGVKLPFYIGDKLAQTLQLTCTLSFKQAK encoded by the coding sequence ATGATAAATTTATCAAAAGTTGCCATCGCTGGCTTATTAATCACGACATCTTTAAGCGCTCATCAAATTTTTACAGTACAGCAAGATAAGGGCTATGAGCTTAAGTTTTGGGCTGATGATCACTGGGAGGAGATAAAAAGCGATAATGTCGTCGGTGTAAGCGCATTTGACAAAGACGGCAAGCAAATAAAAGCTGGATATGATTATAAAAATAACAAAATCCAAAGCCAAGGCGAGGTTGCATTAAGTGTTGTGATGTATGATTTAGGCTACTATAGCTTTACGCAAAATGAGCATTTTAACAAGCCTAGAAATGAAGTTAGTGGCACAATATACGACACTAGAAGGAATTTAAAATTTGGCAAAAGTGTGTTTAGCTGGAGTGATGAGCTAAGTAAACCAGTGGGACTAAAACTAGAAATCACACCTCTTCAAAACCCACTAAATTTAAAGCAAGGCGACAAGCTAAAAGTGCTGGTTACGCTTGACGGAAAGCCATTTAGCGGTGCTAGCTTTGAGGATCAAAATGATGATTTAGACATCAAGGCTGATGAAGACGGCATAGCGCATATACCACTAAGCGCGCCACGAGATGGGCTTAGCATAATAGCAGCTGGGGTGAAACTGCCGTTTTATATAGGCGATAAACTAGCCCAAACCCTGCAGCTTACTTGCACGCTTAGCTTTAAGCAGGCAAAATAA
- the rplT gene encoding 50S ribosomal protein L20, which produces MARVKTGVVRRRRHKKVLKLARGFYSARHKHFRKAKEQLERSLVYAYRDRRQKKRDFRRLWIVRINAACRLNDISYSRFINGLKKAGIELDRKILADMAMNDAAAFAVVAQKAKAAL; this is translated from the coding sequence ATGGCAAGAGTTAAAACAGGCGTGGTTAGACGCCGACGACACAAGAAGGTATTAAAGCTTGCTCGTGGCTTTTATAGTGCAAGACACAAGCACTTTAGAAAAGCTAAGGAGCAGCTAGAAAGAAGTCTAGTATACGCATATCGCGACAGACGCCAGAAAAAGCGCGATTTCCGCCGATTATGGATAGTGCGTATAAATGCTGCTTGCAGACTAAATGACATAAGCTACTCAAGATTTATAAACGGGCTTAAAAAAGCTGGCATAGAGCTAGATAGAAAGATTTTAGCAGATATGGCTATGAATGATGCAGCTGCTTTTGCAGTGGTAGCACAGAAGGCTAAAGCCGCTTTATAA
- the rpmI gene encoding 50S ribosomal protein L35, whose translation MPKMKTVSSAAKRFKVGKNKIKRGSAFRSHILTKKSQKRKRNLRQPQYVDSTNVSAVKKMLGV comes from the coding sequence ATGCCAAAGATGAAAACCGTAAGCAGTGCCGCCAAACGCTTTAAAGTGGGTAAAAACAAGATAAAAAGAGGCTCAGCTTTTCGCAGCCATATCTTGACCAAAAAATCACAAAAGCGAAAGAGAAATCTAAGACAGCCGCAGTATGTCGATAGCACAAATGTAAGCGCTGTTAAAAAGATGCTCGGCGTATAA
- a CDS encoding disulfide bond formation protein B, translating into MQKARRFYTLFALAAIGIFALPVGIANFIFGYVLGDSPCTLCWGQRQSMIYIGVAVLFILRYGMRPRYLGMLLIMTAFGLWESFYHYGAHALEDIGQGFGVAIFGIHTQFWAEVVFWAVVLVLGVIFFFAPRPEGFAEEFASHGAKWRKLVGAPFLAFWVFFVVVSSNAIQAFVSTGPPPFWGQGDPVRFSFNPKYIIWSSESWDGFKVVQSFFGKRRTISEPDYPLTPASNFSFSQDAAGAPLELTQSLSIAGKKSIEFSTNAPAIDITYANGEYLISTQNHGFYVANSDLSLKDSFLLDPYFSATITDFAGASYVKDGVIRIMGSNKTLIDVKTQKSDDLIKGYANFIKGYDKFSADGWRNRLKTSRSKLNYIQSYANDGKYGYMATIPNGTYTRLFIIKQLNSDKGLEAEYTPELAANVKLKDGRKLDELYITGLAFNAGRLYAVSKAYNLLLVIDTKEQTITEVVGLPKEILNIQGITFVNDLPVVLSYENGKNMLYELR; encoded by the coding sequence ATGCAAAAGGCTAGACGTTTTTACACGCTTTTTGCCCTTGCGGCGATAGGCATTTTTGCCCTACCTGTGGGCATAGCAAATTTTATCTTTGGCTACGTTTTGGGCGATAGTCCCTGCACGCTTTGCTGGGGGCAGCGCCAGAGTATGATTTATATCGGCGTGGCGGTGCTTTTTATCCTGCGATATGGCATGCGTCCTCGTTATCTTGGTATGCTGCTAATAATGACGGCTTTTGGGCTTTGGGAGAGTTTTTATCATTACGGTGCGCACGCGCTTGAGGATATAGGGCAGGGCTTTGGTGTAGCGATATTTGGCATACATACTCAGTTTTGGGCTGAAGTGGTATTTTGGGCTGTGGTGCTAGTGCTCGGTGTTATTTTCTTTTTTGCGCCGCGCCCTGAGGGCTTTGCTGAGGAATTTGCCTCTCATGGGGCAAAGTGGCGCAAGCTAGTCGGCGCTCCGTTTTTGGCGTTTTGGGTGTTTTTTGTGGTGGTTAGCTCAAATGCCATTCAGGCTTTTGTCTCTACTGGTCCTCCGCCGTTTTGGGGGCAGGGCGATCCAGTGCGCTTTAGCTTTAATCCCAAATACATCATCTGGTCTAGCGAGAGCTGGGACGGCTTTAAGGTAGTGCAGAGCTTTTTTGGCAAGCGTCGTACGATAAGCGAGCCTGATTATCCGCTTACTCCAGCTTCAAACTTCAGCTTCTCTCAAGACGCGGCTGGTGCGCCACTTGAGCTAACTCAAAGCTTAAGCATAGCTGGCAAAAAGAGCATTGAATTTAGTACAAATGCTCCAGCTATTGACATTACTTACGCAAACGGCGAGTATTTAATAAGCACGCAAAATCACGGTTTTTACGTGGCTAATAGCGATTTAAGCTTAAAAGATAGCTTTTTGCTTGATCCTTATTTCTCAGCCACGATTACGGATTTTGCGGGTGCTAGCTACGTAAAAGATGGCGTAATTCGTATAATGGGCTCAAATAAAACCCTAATAGACGTCAAAACCCAAAAAAGCGATGATTTAATCAAAGGCTATGCAAATTTCATTAAAGGCTATGATAAATTTAGCGCCGATGGCTGGAGGAACCGTCTAAAGACATCTCGTTCAAAGCTAAACTACATCCAAAGCTACGCAAACGATGGCAAATACGGCTATATGGCAACTATACCAAATGGCACTTATACGAGGCTTTTTATTATTAAGCAACTTAATTCTGATAAGGGCTTAGAGGCTGAGTACACCCCAGAATTAGCGGCGAATGTAAAGCTAAAAGATGGCAGAAAACTTGATGAGCTTTATATCACTGGACTTGCGTTTAATGCAGGTAGGCTTTATGCGGTTAGCAAGGCTTATAATCTGCTTTTAGTCATTGACACAAAAGAGCAGACTATCACCGAAGTTGTGGGTTTGCCAAAGGAGATTTTAAATATTCAAGGCATTACTTTTGTAAACGATTTGCCTGTGGTTTTAAGCTATGAAAACGGTAAAAATATGCTTTACGAGTTAAGATAG
- a CDS encoding copper resistance protein CopD has protein sequence MQALYPYAQIIHLFCAIIFLGFVFFDVVIFARAKGDLGERFEAVKQAIVKRAIKIMPVCLLLLLLSGGIMMSTWVNRNIGYFDTPLQKIFMIKVALALIIFAGVALSLSCRALKKPSPKFMQLHFHKFVLVLGFFIVLFAKLMFLI, from the coding sequence ATGCAAGCACTTTATCCATACGCGCAGATTATTCACCTTTTTTGCGCCATTATATTTTTAGGTTTTGTCTTTTTTGACGTGGTGATTTTTGCCCGCGCAAAGGGCGATTTGGGCGAGAGGTTTGAGGCTGTAAAACAAGCCATAGTAAAGCGTGCGATTAAGATTATGCCAGTTTGCCTTTTGCTTTTACTGCTTAGCGGTGGGATTATGATGAGTACATGGGTAAACCGAAATATAGGCTATTTTGACACACCTTTGCAGAAAATTTTTATGATTAAGGTCGCTCTTGCGCTTATTATTTTTGCTGGTGTAGCGCTCTCTCTTAGCTGCCGTGCGCTTAAAAAGCCTAGCCCAAAATTTATGCAGCTTCACTTTCATAAGTTTGTTTTAGTTCTCGGATTTTTTATAGTACTATTTGCCAAGCTAATGTTTTTAATTTAA
- a CDS encoding HAD family hydrolase — translation MKKIAILFDLDGTLIDSTDAILNGFDAAFLAHGKPTPDKSYAKSLIGYTLEDIFTSLGAPKDEVASYIKAYREYYLPVFLSQTKLLPRAKEAIELAHSFANLGIVTTKNSNKLPELLDVLGVREYFNVLVGRNDVTRPKPDAEPILTALERLKFNGGLKDVFMIGDTPLDSLAAKAAGVNAISVLCGYASFSTLLEYNDKIFDTTFDAVEFVKTIAG, via the coding sequence ATGAAAAAAATCGCTATTTTATTTGATCTTGACGGCACTCTGATAGACTCCACGGACGCCATACTTAACGGTTTTGACGCCGCTTTTTTGGCACATGGTAAGCCAACCCCTGATAAATCGTACGCAAAAAGTCTCATAGGCTATACGTTAGAGGATATTTTTACCTCTCTTGGTGCGCCAAAGGACGAAGTTGCAAGCTATATTAAGGCTTATAGAGAGTATTATCTACCTGTATTTTTAAGCCAAACAAAGCTCCTGCCAAGAGCAAAAGAGGCGATAGAGCTAGCGCACAGCTTCGCAAATCTTGGCATTGTAACGACTAAAAATTCAAACAAACTCCCAGAGCTTTTAGATGTGCTGGGCGTAAGAGAGTATTTTAACGTGCTTGTGGGGCGAAATGACGTTACACGTCCAAAGCCAGATGCTGAGCCTATTTTGACGGCGCTTGAAAGGCTTAAGTTTAATGGTGGGCTAAAAGACGTTTTTATGATAGGTGACACCCCACTTGATTCACTCGCAGCAAAGGCTGCTGGTGTAAATGCCATAAGCGTACTTTGCGGATATGCTAGCTTTAGCACCTTGCTTGAATATAATGATAAAATCTTTGACACTACTTTTGATGCGGTTGAGTTTGTTAAAACCATAGCTGGTTAG
- a CDS encoding OmpA family protein has translation MKKIALALVASTALFAGEAAYNYEITPTISGVHAEGNLGINNENVSVGIRAARNLENFFLDQVELGFDYAPSVKETQNRETRKGRVNRYYVNGVKNLFDITDKVGVYGLIGVGYEDVPKAFVKNEDGGFGQYGAGVRYQITDQFALKAEVRDEIKFEHADHNLFYTLGFAFGLDKKATPVVAATPVVVVEETVVVLDDDNDGVLNDADKCPNTPAGVVVDETGCEKKIVLKDVNFAFDSYKVSENYVQRIKEVADFMKVNPAYSVILSGYTDSVGSEAYNLKLSQKRANAVKEVLVKDGVESEKITTVGYGEANPVATNKTKEGRAENRRVEATFKK, from the coding sequence ATGAAAAAAATTGCATTAGCACTTGTTGCTAGCACGGCTTTGTTTGCTGGTGAAGCGGCTTATAACTATGAGATTACACCTACAATAAGCGGGGTACACGCAGAGGGTAATCTAGGCATAAACAATGAAAACGTTTCAGTTGGTATAAGAGCTGCTAGAAACTTAGAAAATTTCTTTTTAGATCAAGTTGAGCTAGGCTTTGACTACGCTCCAAGCGTAAAAGAAACACAAAATAGAGAAACTCGCAAAGGTAGAGTAAATCGATATTATGTAAATGGTGTTAAAAATTTATTTGACATTACTGATAAAGTGGGTGTTTACGGCTTAATCGGCGTTGGTTATGAGGACGTTCCAAAAGCGTTTGTTAAAAATGAAGATGGCGGCTTTGGTCAGTATGGTGCTGGTGTGCGCTACCAAATTACAGATCAATTCGCTCTTAAAGCAGAAGTTCGTGATGAGATTAAATTCGAGCATGCAGATCATAACCTATTCTACACTCTAGGCTTTGCTTTTGGTCTTGATAAAAAAGCTACACCAGTTGTAGCTGCTACACCAGTTGTTGTTGTTGAGGAGACTGTTGTGGTTCTTGATGATGATAATGATGGCGTGTTAAATGACGCTGATAAATGCCCAAATACTCCAGCTGGCGTTGTTGTAGATGAGACAGGCTGCGAGAAAAAAATCGTATTAAAAGACGTAAATTTTGCATTTGACAGCTATAAAGTTTCAGAAAACTACGTACAGCGCATTAAAGAGGTTGCTGATTTTATGAAAGTAAACCCTGCTTATAGTGTAATCCTATCAGGTTATACAGATAGCGTTGGTAGCGAAGCTTACAACCTAAAACTATCTCAAAAGCGTGCAAATGCCGTTAAAGAAGTACTTGTAAAAGACGGCGTTGAGTCTGAGAAAATCACTACTGTTGGATATGGTGAAGCTAATCCAGTAGCTACAAACAAAACTAAAGAAGGTCGCGCTGAAAACCGCCGTGTTGAAGCGACTTTCAAAAAATAA
- the rpsI gene encoding 30S ribosomal protein S9, which produces MAKVYATGKRKTAIAKVWIKAGSGKIIVNGVDLNTWLGGHEAIKLKVVQPLLVTKQESLIDVTATTLGGGYSAQAEALRHGISRALASMDADFRAMLKPKGLLTRDSRVVERKKFGRRKARRSPQFSKR; this is translated from the coding sequence ATGGCAAAAGTTTATGCAACAGGTAAAAGAAAAACAGCTATTGCGAAAGTCTGGATAAAAGCTGGTAGCGGTAAAATCATAGTAAATGGCGTGGATTTAAACACTTGGCTAGGCGGACACGAAGCTATCAAGCTAAAGGTAGTCCAGCCGCTTTTAGTAACTAAGCAAGAGAGCCTAATCGACGTAACGGCTACGACCCTAGGCGGTGGCTACTCAGCTCAGGCTGAAGCACTTCGCCACGGCATCAGTAGAGCCCTAGCTAGTATGGACGCTGATTTTAGAGCTATGCTAAAGCCAAAAGGCTTGCTAACTCGCGACTCTCGTGTGGTCGAAAGAAAGAAATTCGGTCGCCGCAAAGCAAGAAGAAGCCCGCAATTCTCAAAACGCTAA
- the rplM gene encoding 50S ribosomal protein L13: MTKITKPNEVKRDWIVLDASGKRFGRLLTEVATLLRGKHKPNYTPNVDCGDYVIIINAGKAEFTGANKAEQKLYHRHSGYFGSVKSEKFGDLLANNPVKLYKLAVRGMLPKTKLGKEMIKKLKVYEGSEHPHTAQTANKGK, encoded by the coding sequence ATGACAAAGATAACAAAGCCAAACGAAGTAAAACGCGACTGGATCGTGCTTGACGCGAGCGGAAAGCGTTTTGGTCGTCTTTTAACAGAAGTGGCAACCCTACTTCGTGGCAAACATAAACCAAACTACACTCCAAACGTTGATTGTGGCGATTACGTCATTATCATAAACGCTGGCAAGGCTGAATTTACAGGCGCAAACAAAGCAGAACAGAAGCTTTATCACCGCCATTCTGGCTATTTTGGCAGCGTAAAGAGCGAGAAATTTGGCGATTTATTGGCAAATAACCCAGTCAAGCTTTATAAGCTTGCCGTCCGCGGTATGCTACCAAAGACAAAGCTAGGCAAAGAGATGATAAAAAAGCTAAAAGTGTATGAAGGTAGCGAACACCCGCACACAGCTCAAACAGCAAATAAAGGAAAATAA
- a CDS encoding RecB-like helicase has protein sequence MQPYLSLSASAGSGKTFALSVRFIALFLKGADISTITALTFTKKAASEMSERIIDTFLNLHKKQAELDEISSMLNISADKTLQRRDELREEFLSARLKVTTFDSFFATIARSFASYLGISPNFSISDDIIRLSKEAFLAQLDSELMRSLAYYIVAGDKSRGDFFKTICLLYENGVDLSGFNNAPFSVLEADLERAKDRANSALFDIFDFISMKDFAINDAINAFKFNNIDEFLKAKFKLLERDTLEYKTFARFFKNGSGVLLDIKFKTLKDDIFSYLLCLERYKIAQLSVFLELYKNIRQTLNKRLNILNFADVTLSVLELLRGTKSPLYQSGSFDPAQLYFRLDASINHLLIDEFQDTNVAQYEIMLPLIREIAAGAGQGGVGSFFYVGDIKQSIYRFRGGKKELFEKLKQDVGGALVSSSLDTNYRSAAGLVDFVNETFLPVIDDYRVQKSKSDEEGFLNIISSSKEAMIDEAVKITKELLNNGVDAAQVAVLCWKNDDVETVYDRLSEEGIDARKEGVLKLGKTPYVYGLIAYAAYCIFGDEIYLFKARRFLALDDKKILPRLKLDSDKSGAESLIYLSKRAGINLSDENILQACEIGASLDLAGLIFMLDSESLTAPNSDKSAASGVQIMTVHKSKGLEFEHVILLDSVSGGAKDSAEFIYEYEAGGWHIRLRNGAFKYLDESYEKLTNLSQMLDKEEGFNKLYVAFTRAKNSLFIIKNAISDGRSASFFTKTKNGDVSFLDLEDRLSGEFKFNSKKAQQTRKNSSIKLAYVRADEAGTNKQEIGHDTQAINFGLALHYLLELCPSFDEKGLKIGFNAMKSEYAKLLEASVLSDIKTRAEALINHDKFKELLNGAKASKEQDIIALNKQRRLDLLLVKNDELIVIDYKSSRQNESDNLAQLREYLDMLKSIYPQKRIRGVLFYLLANGVESLDVES, from the coding sequence ATGCAACCTTATCTTAGCCTATCAGCAAGTGCAGGAAGCGGTAAAACATTCGCCCTTAGCGTGCGCTTTATTGCGCTATTTTTAAAAGGTGCTGATATAAGCACCATAACGGCCTTAACGTTTACCAAAAAAGCCGCTAGTGAGATGAGCGAGCGCATTATAGATACGTTTTTAAACCTGCATAAAAAGCAAGCAGAGCTAGATGAGATCTCCTCTATGCTAAATATTAGCGCGGATAAAACTTTACAGCGCCGCGATGAGCTAAGGGAGGAGTTTTTATCAGCTAGGCTTAAGGTTACGACCTTTGATTCATTCTTTGCTACCATAGCCAGGAGCTTTGCAAGCTACCTTGGCATAAGCCCAAATTTTAGCATAAGTGATGATATTATTAGGCTTTCAAAGGAGGCGTTTTTAGCCCAGCTTGATAGCGAGCTAATGCGCTCTTTGGCGTATTATATCGTAGCAGGTGATAAGAGTAGGGGGGATTTTTTTAAAACTATCTGCTTGCTTTATGAAAACGGCGTGGATTTAAGCGGCTTTAATAATGCGCCTTTTAGCGTGCTTGAGGCGGATTTAGAAAGAGCCAAAGATAGGGCAAATAGCGCACTTTTTGATATTTTTGATTTTATTAGTATGAAAGACTTTGCCATAAATGACGCTATAAATGCTTTTAAATTTAATAATATCGATGAGTTTTTAAAGGCAAAATTTAAGCTTTTAGAGCGTGATACGCTTGAGTATAAGACTTTTGCTAGGTTTTTTAAAAACGGCTCTGGCGTGCTTTTGGATATTAAATTTAAAACGCTAAAAGATGACATTTTTAGCTATTTGCTCTGCCTTGAGCGGTATAAAATCGCCCAACTTAGCGTCTTTTTAGAGCTTTATAAAAACATAAGGCAAACCCTAAATAAAAGGCTAAATATATTAAATTTTGCCGACGTTACGCTTAGCGTTTTAGAGCTTTTGCGCGGCACAAAAAGCCCACTTTATCAAAGTGGCAGCTTTGACCCAGCTCAGCTTTATTTTAGGCTGGATGCCAGTATAAATCACCTTTTAATCGATGAGTTTCAAGATACAAACGTAGCTCAGTATGAGATTATGCTGCCGCTTATTAGGGAGATTGCTGCTGGTGCTGGACAAGGCGGGGTGGGAAGCTTTTTTTACGTTGGAGATATTAAGCAGAGTATTTATCGCTTTCGTGGCGGAAAAAAGGAGCTTTTTGAAAAGCTAAAACAAGATGTTGGCGGTGCGCTTGTAAGTTCTAGTTTGGATACAAATTATAGAAGTGCAGCTGGGCTTGTGGATTTTGTAAATGAGACGTTTTTGCCAGTCATAGACGATTATAGGGTGCAAAAATCCAAAAGTGATGAGGAGGGATTTTTAAATATCATCTCATCTAGCAAAGAGGCTATGATAGATGAGGCGGTAAAAATCACAAAAGAGCTTTTAAATAACGGTGTAGACGCAGCGCAAGTAGCGGTGCTTTGCTGGAAAAATGATGACGTTGAAACCGTCTATGATAGGCTAAGCGAGGAGGGAATAGATGCCAGAAAAGAGGGCGTGTTAAAGCTAGGCAAGACGCCTTATGTTTATGGGCTTATCGCATATGCGGCTTATTGCATTTTTGGCGATGAAATTTATCTTTTTAAGGCGCGTAGATTTTTGGCATTAGATGATAAAAAAATCCTACCTCGATTAAAGCTAGATAGCGATAAAAGCGGCGCAGAGAGCCTGATTTATTTATCTAAAAGAGCTGGTATAAATCTAAGCGATGAGAATATATTGCAAGCTTGCGAGATAGGTGCTAGTCTTGATTTAGCTGGGCTTATTTTTATGCTTGATAGCGAGTCTTTAACCGCTCCAAACAGCGATAAAAGTGCAGCTAGTGGCGTACAGATAATGACTGTACATAAATCCAAAGGGCTTGAGTTTGAGCATGTGATTTTGCTCGATAGCGTCAGTGGCGGAGCAAAGGATAGTGCTGAGTTTATCTATGAGTATGAGGCTGGGGGATGGCATATTAGGCTTAGAAATGGCGCTTTTAAATATCTTGACGAAAGCTACGAAAAGCTTACAAATTTAAGCCAAATGCTTGATAAGGAGGAGGGGTTTAATAAGCTTTATGTGGCATTTACTAGGGCTAAAAATTCGCTTTTTATAATCAAAAACGCCATAAGCGACGGCAGAAGTGCCAGCTTTTTCACAAAGACAAAAAATGGCGATGTGAGCTTTTTAGACCTTGAGGATAGACTAAGCGGAGAGTTTAAATTTAATAGCAAAAAAGCCCAGCAAACGCGTAAAAATAGCTCTATAAAACTAGCCTACGTAAGAGCTGATGAAGCAGGCACAAATAAGCAAGAAATAGGTCATGACACGCAAGCTATAAATTTTGGTTTAGCGCTACATTATCTTTTAGAGCTTTGTCCTAGCTTTGATGAAAAAGGGCTTAAAATCGGCTTTAATGCGATGAAAAGCGAATATGCAAAACTGCTAGAAGCTAGCGTTTTGAGTGATATAAAGACCAGAGCAGAAGCTTTGATTAATCACGATAAATTTAAAGAGCTTTTAAATGGCGCAAAAGCTAGTAAAGAACAAGATATAATAGCCCTTAATAAGCAGCGGCGGCTTGATTTATTGCTCGTTAAAAATGATGAGCTAATCGTCATTGATTATAAAAGCTCACGGCAAAATGAGAGTGATAACCTTGCCCAGCTTAGGGAGTATTTGGATATGCTAAAAAGCATTTATCCCCAAAAGCGCATTAGGGGCGTGCTTTTTTACCTGCTGGCAAATGGCGTGGAGAGCTTAGATGTTGAAAGTTAG